One segment of Leptospiraceae bacterium DNA contains the following:
- the purL gene encoding phosphoribosylformylglycinamidine synthase subunit PurL, translated as MEKEQVTLEDAIEHGLKENEFEEIRKILGRTPNSTELGIFSGMWSEHCSYKNSILKLKTLPTESSLMLTTTGEENAGALDIGDGLGVVFKIESHNHPTAVEPYQGAATGVGGIMRDIFTMGARPFISLNSLRFGLPEVKRNEYLLKRAVKGIADYGNSLGIAVSGGELFFDQSFSKNPLVNAMTVGVVKKNGMAKATTGGKVGYAVYIVGATTGRDGIHGASFASKDLSKESEEKKSAVQVGDPFMEKLLMEATLEAIEKDLLIGIQDMGAAGISCSTSEMSAKGNTGMEIDLDKVPFRETGMNAYEAMLSESQERMLVVPKQGKEKDLVEIFKKWDLNAVEIGIVTDDGLLRVKKDGKVKAEIPSHSLVLGGGAPRYVREEKRPKYLDEVGKLDLSSIEDLKETNVPVLLNQMISNLNICSRKPLYEQYDTDVGLVKVTGPGLDGGLARVPGTNKGIAVATDCNSRYTYLNPHKGAIWAVCESARNVFVTGAKPIGITNNLNFANPYIPENYYVFSECVKGIGDACRFLKLPVTGGNVSFYNESPEGPVFPTPTIGMVGVIEDISNHIKNYFTSPNEQIAVIGRFKPTLGGSEYLKEIHGLTKGEIPDLSLEDELNLQNLVLELNENKLLSSAKDISLGGLLIGICKSTFTKNVGVNLDLSSVKQTRLDETLFGETSASVIISYLEKDLDKIKNFCGKHKLDFHYIGTTITKKEIEIKGIGKITNLDSLEEKYESGLVKIFE; from the coding sequence ATGGAAAAAGAACAAGTAACATTAGAAGACGCAATCGAACACGGACTAAAAGAAAACGAATTTGAAGAAATTCGTAAAATATTAGGAAGAACACCAAATTCAACTGAACTTGGAATTTTTTCCGGTATGTGGTCGGAGCACTGCTCTTATAAAAACTCTATATTAAAGTTAAAAACTCTCCCGACCGAATCAAGTCTCATGCTCACAACAACCGGCGAAGAAAATGCGGGTGCACTTGATATTGGAGATGGACTTGGAGTTGTATTTAAAATCGAAAGTCATAATCACCCGACAGCAGTCGAACCATACCAAGGTGCGGCAACGGGGGTAGGCGGTATTATGCGCGATATTTTTACAATGGGTGCTAGACCTTTTATATCTCTAAATTCATTACGATTTGGTTTGCCTGAAGTAAAAAGAAATGAGTATCTTCTTAAACGCGCCGTAAAAGGTATAGCGGATTACGGTAATTCACTTGGAATCGCAGTCAGCGGAGGAGAGCTTTTTTTTGACCAATCATTTTCTAAAAATCCATTAGTCAATGCAATGACAGTTGGTGTAGTTAAAAAGAACGGTATGGCAAAAGCAACAACAGGTGGAAAGGTTGGCTACGCAGTATATATCGTTGGAGCTACTACTGGAAGAGATGGAATTCACGGTGCATCATTTGCCTCCAAAGATCTAAGTAAAGAAAGTGAAGAAAAAAAATCCGCCGTCCAAGTAGGTGATCCATTCATGGAAAAACTACTGATGGAAGCAACTCTCGAAGCAATCGAAAAAGACTTGCTCATCGGAATCCAAGACATGGGTGCTGCGGGTATATCTTGTTCTACCTCTGAAATGTCGGCTAAAGGCAACACGGGAATGGAAATCGACTTAGACAAAGTTCCTTTTCGTGAAACAGGAATGAACGCTTACGAAGCAATGCTCTCAGAAAGTCAGGAGCGAATGCTTGTTGTCCCCAAACAAGGAAAAGAAAAAGATCTAGTCGAAATTTTCAAAAAATGGGATTTAAATGCTGTAGAAATCGGAATCGTCACAGATGACGGACTCTTAAGAGTAAAAAAAGATGGCAAAGTAAAAGCAGAAATTCCTTCTCACTCTCTTGTGCTCGGTGGTGGTGCTCCGCGTTATGTAAGAGAAGAAAAAAGGCCTAAGTATTTAGATGAAGTCGGCAAATTAGACTTATCCTCTATAGAAGATTTAAAAGAAACAAACGTCCCTGTATTATTAAATCAAATGATTTCCAATCTAAACATCTGCTCTCGTAAACCTCTTTACGAACAATACGATACTGATGTAGGACTTGTGAAAGTTACAGGTCCTGGACTTGACGGAGGATTAGCGCGTGTTCCTGGAACCAACAAAGGAATTGCTGTGGCTACTGACTGTAATTCTCGCTACACCTATCTCAATCCACACAAAGGTGCAATATGGGCAGTGTGCGAGTCTGCGCGTAACGTATTTGTTACAGGAGCTAAACCAATTGGAATTACGAATAATCTGAATTTTGCGAACCCGTATATTCCAGAAAACTACTATGTATTCTCAGAATGCGTAAAAGGAATAGGAGATGCTTGTCGCTTTTTAAAACTTCCCGTTACAGGTGGAAACGTATCTTTTTACAATGAGTCCCCCGAAGGTCCGGTCTTCCCTACTCCTACAATCGGTATGGTTGGAGTGATTGAAGATATTTCCAATCATATTAAAAACTATTTTACAAGTCCAAATGAACAGATTGCAGTAATTGGAAGATTTAAGCCCACACTTGGCGGAAGTGAATACCTAAAAGAAATTCACGGACTTACCAAAGGAGAAATTCCAGATCTATCTTTAGAAGACGAACTCAATTTACAAAATCTGGTTTTAGAGTTAAATGAGAATAAACTCCTTTCCTCTGCGAAAGATATTTCATTAGGTGGACTTCTAATTGGAATTTGTAAATCTACATTTACCAAAAATGTAGGTGTCAACTTAGATTTATCTTCCGTAAAACAGACGAGATTAGATGAAACTTTATTCGGAGAAACATCTGCTTCTGTAATTATATCGTATCTCGAAAAAGACTTAGATAAAATAAAGAATTTCTGCGGCAAACACAAATTAGATTTCCATTATATTGGGACTACGATAACCAAAAAAGAAATTGAAATTAAAGGAATTGGAAAAATTACGAACTTAGATTCTTTAGAAGAAAAATACGAATCTGGACTAGTAAAAATTTTCGAATAA
- a CDS encoding peptide chain release factor-like protein: protein MAISFPVSPEKQKHLVDRMTKLQIKESDLDESFTRSGGKGGQNVNKVSTAVHLKHKPSGVEVKCSIHRTQGLNRYKARDILCDKLEEKLHPKESKQTLIREKIIKTKVKKEKRRTRRLEEIKLKDLNDYGDE from the coding sequence ATGGCAATTTCATTTCCCGTATCCCCAGAAAAACAAAAACATTTAGTCGATCGAATGACAAAATTGCAAATTAAGGAATCCGATTTGGATGAATCATTCACTCGTTCAGGCGGAAAAGGCGGACAAAATGTCAACAAAGTATCGACTGCCGTTCATCTAAAACATAAACCATCTGGCGTAGAAGTAAAATGCTCCATTCATAGAACCCAAGGGTTAAATCGCTATAAAGCGCGTGATATTCTTTGTGATAAACTAGAAGAAAAACTTCATCCTAAAGAAAGTAAACAAACTCTAATCAGAGAGAAAATAATAAAAACAAAAGTGAAAAAAGAAAAACGAAGAACTAGAAGACTGGAAGAAATTAAATTAAAAGATCTAAACGACTACGGAGATGAGTAA
- a CDS encoding acyl-CoA thioesterase: MSEPNLTGMDLVTQHIVMSKELNAHGNLFGGIMLAWIDEAAALYAMEKIAYTNIVTVHMDDINFKYPGKNGDIIQIHAAIEKTGKSSLTIRTTSISINSKSRERHEVINCKVTFVCLDAGGKPFPYFEILGN, from the coding sequence ATGAGTGAACCCAACTTAACAGGCATGGACTTAGTCACACAACATATTGTGATGTCAAAGGAACTAAACGCACACGGAAACTTATTCGGAGGGATTATGCTTGCTTGGATTGATGAAGCAGCAGCGTTATACGCAATGGAAAAGATAGCCTACACGAATATCGTAACTGTTCATATGGACGATATTAATTTCAAATACCCAGGAAAAAATGGGGACATTATTCAAATTCATGCTGCCATAGAAAAAACAGGAAAATCCTCTTTGACCATACGAACTACTTCCATTTCCATCAACAGTAAATCCAGAGAAAGACATGAAGTCATCAACTGTAAGGTAACATTTGTTTGCCTCGATGCAGGTGGAAAACCATTCCCATATTTTGAAATTCTAGGAAATTGA
- the nth gene encoding endonuclease III: protein MPASTKNSSFPFTNEVNKRLKKYFGEVSCPLTYTKDYELCIAVILSAQCTDERVNTVTPALFRNFNSLEEFANAELFEIEKLIFSTGFYKNKAKSIKGFAELLLTEYNSKLPKTIEELTKLPGVGRKTANVILNEIHRISEGIVVDTHVKRISNVLKLTKSKDPVRIEKDLMKKIDPKYWMDFSLYLIFLGRKFCKAHKTECEGCPLNDICPSANIRKIK from the coding sequence GTGCCAGCTTCCACTAAAAACTCCTCTTTCCCTTTCACAAACGAAGTAAACAAACGACTCAAAAAATATTTTGGTGAAGTTTCCTGTCCTCTTACTTATACAAAAGACTATGAACTTTGTATCGCAGTCATTTTATCGGCACAATGTACGGACGAGCGGGTAAATACTGTTACCCCTGCCTTATTTCGAAACTTCAATTCCCTAGAAGAATTTGCCAATGCAGAACTTTTTGAAATCGAAAAACTTATTTTTTCAACTGGATTTTATAAAAATAAAGCCAAATCCATAAAAGGATTTGCAGAATTACTTTTAACGGAATACAATTCCAAACTTCCAAAAACTATCGAAGAACTTACAAAACTCCCAGGTGTTGGAAGAAAAACGGCAAACGTAATTCTAAATGAAATTCATAGAATCTCTGAGGGAATTGTAGTAGATACACATGTAAAGCGAATTTCAAATGTATTAAAACTCACAAAATCCAAAGATCCAGTTCGAATAGAAAAAGATTTAATGAAAAAAATAGATCCAAAATACTGGATGGATTTTTCTCTCTATCTAATATTTTTAGGTAGAAAATTTTGCAAGGCACATAAAACTGAATGCGAAGGCTGTCCCTTAAACGATATATGTCCTTCAGCTAATATACGGAAGATAAAATGA
- a CDS encoding 50S ribosomal protein L28, with the protein MARKCVVTGRGTAYGNAVSHSHKKTRRVWKVNIVKKSIFLEDENRWVSVKISTRALRTLRKKGLKTAIKDNGGSLAALAPKKHVGSKKIAPKAKTAA; encoded by the coding sequence ATGGCTAGAAAATGTGTTGTAACAGGAAGAGGAACAGCTTACGGAAATGCTGTATCCCACTCTCATAAAAAAACCAGAAGAGTCTGGAAAGTTAATATCGTTAAAAAAAGCATCTTCTTAGAAGATGAGAATCGTTGGGTTTCTGTAAAAATTTCTACTCGTGCTCTTAGAACTCTTAGAAAAAAAGGACTCAAAACCGCTATCAAGGACAACGGTGGATCTTTAGCAGCTCTAGCTCCTAAAAAGCACGTTGGTTCCAAAAAAATCGCTCCAAAAGCAAAAACAGCAGCTTAA
- a CDS encoding aldose 1-epimerase — MKKITIQNKSSELNINLEKGGQIEKLLLTLPNSKKTISVIKPFDENENFFLSGNFLMYPWVNRIENTTIQSAEKKITISPIQQDSNNFAIHGLYFNQERNKVAVTDHSAEIIPATFNSFFPEFTETYLLEESSLTIKTTFYNPTSDIQEFAYGYHPYLRLDSKLENCKIHTNLSHYIPLTNELLPNSALEKRNVSELFLTDKPIGNLELDHLLTGKEEELYFGISNENYLLRVRIAANSQLTFPYFQIYTPADKKSIAIEPMTSTGNAFFIKDSGICRLNPKEKKTGEFVIELRAL, encoded by the coding sequence ATGAAAAAAATAACCATACAAAATAAATCATCTGAATTAAATATAAACTTAGAGAAAGGAGGACAAATAGAGAAACTGCTGTTAACACTTCCTAATTCAAAAAAAACAATTTCTGTTATCAAACCATTTGATGAGAACGAAAACTTTTTTTTATCAGGAAATTTTTTAATGTACCCTTGGGTAAATCGAATTGAAAATACCACCATTCAATCTGCAGAAAAGAAAATAACAATATCCCCAATCCAACAAGACTCCAATAATTTTGCCATTCATGGATTGTATTTCAATCAGGAACGAAATAAAGTTGCAGTAACAGATCATTCTGCAGAGATAATACCAGCTACATTCAACAGTTTTTTCCCCGAATTTACAGAGACTTATTTACTAGAAGAAAGTTCCCTTACAATTAAAACGACTTTTTATAATCCAACTAGCGACATACAAGAGTTTGCCTACGGATACCATCCCTACTTAAGATTAGATTCCAAATTAGAAAACTGTAAAATTCATACAAATCTATCACACTATATTCCACTTACAAATGAGCTTCTTCCAAATTCAGCCTTAGAAAAAAGAAATGTATCTGAATTATTTTTGACTGATAAGCCAATCGGAAATCTAGAATTAGATCATCTATTAACAGGAAAGGAAGAAGAACTGTATTTCGGAATTTCGAATGAAAATTATCTTTTAAGAGTGAGGATTGCGGCTAACTCTCAACTTACCTTTCCTTACTTTCAAATTTATACGCCTGCTGACAAAAAATCGATAGCCATTGAGCCAATGACATCCACCGGAAATGCTTTTTTTATAAAAGATTCTGGAATCTGTCGACTAAACCCAAAAGAAAAAAAAACAGGTGAATTTGTTATTGAACTCAGAGCATTATGA
- a CDS encoding EAL domain-containing protein — MKDLSILLIEEDSVDELLLVHKLNKSDYKPQITRVTKLEEIPPLVTKKSWDIIITDQNLLGFSSIEVIELLKSLNVDIPLVIFSDVETEDAAIEAMRAGAKDYVTKDNMARLIPIIERELRETDSRNARKMAEEAVYYMAFHDPLTGLANRYEFESKLIKILESVKSDASIDYCLLYIDLDQFKVVNDTCGHPAGDDLLRQVSVIFSQSLKKDGFAARIGGDEFTIILENYTLKQASEFAQLLLRNLAEFRFTWMDKIFVIGGSIGIIKISPKIESINEILSMADMACYAAKEAGRNRYHIYIEDDSQMSFRMEEMQWLSKLNESLELDQFTLFKQPIVSVPYEKETSVQFYEFLLRLKTTNGKLIMPDIFLRAAERYNLMPSIDRWVVENAFKYISKNYGNKPAPKQETRFFINLSGASMSDRNFFNFIFQKMQEYGIRPNLICFEITETVAISDFKTALEFIKEVRSRGSYFALDDFGSGMSSFSYLKNFTVDYVKIDGSFVRDMKDDPLDYAIVEAINKIAHVVGLKTIAEFVEDLNTMKILENLGIDYAQGFGIARPYST, encoded by the coding sequence ATGAAAGATTTAAGCATTTTACTCATTGAAGAGGATAGCGTTGATGAATTGCTTTTAGTTCATAAATTAAATAAAAGCGATTATAAACCTCAAATCACTAGGGTTACAAAATTAGAAGAAATTCCTCCCCTCGTTACCAAAAAGTCATGGGACATTATTATTACAGACCAAAATCTTCTTGGATTTAGTTCCATTGAAGTAATCGAATTATTAAAATCATTGAATGTCGATATCCCACTAGTAATTTTTTCTGATGTTGAAACCGAAGATGCGGCTATAGAAGCTATGCGCGCAGGTGCAAAAGACTATGTTACGAAAGATAATATGGCGAGGCTAATACCGATTATAGAACGGGAACTAAGGGAAACAGATTCTAGAAATGCTAGAAAAATGGCTGAAGAAGCGGTTTACTATATGGCATTTCATGACCCACTCACTGGACTTGCTAATCGATATGAATTTGAAAGTAAACTTATTAAAATTTTAGAATCAGTTAAGTCAGATGCAAGTATTGATTATTGCTTATTATATATTGACTTAGATCAGTTCAAAGTAGTTAACGATACCTGCGGTCATCCTGCTGGTGATGATTTACTGAGGCAAGTCTCTGTTATCTTCAGTCAAAGTCTAAAGAAAGATGGTTTTGCAGCACGTATTGGCGGTGATGAATTTACTATCATATTAGAAAATTATACTCTCAAACAGGCTAGTGAGTTCGCTCAACTATTACTGCGTAATCTAGCAGAATTCCGATTTACTTGGATGGATAAAATTTTTGTAATAGGCGGAAGTATTGGGATAATTAAGATTAGCCCCAAAATTGAGTCTATCAATGAGATTTTAAGTATGGCGGATATGGCTTGTTATGCGGCAAAGGAAGCGGGACGAAATAGATACCATATATATATTGAAGATGATAGCCAAATGTCGTTTCGAATGGAGGAAATGCAGTGGTTATCCAAATTAAATGAAAGTCTTGAATTAGATCAATTTACTTTATTCAAACAACCTATTGTTTCCGTTCCCTATGAAAAAGAAACGTCTGTTCAATTTTATGAATTTTTATTAAGACTTAAAACGACTAACGGTAAATTGATTATGCCAGATATATTTTTGAGAGCAGCAGAACGATATAATTTAATGCCTTCTATTGATAGATGGGTCGTAGAAAACGCATTTAAATATATATCGAAAAACTACGGCAATAAACCAGCTCCAAAACAAGAAACTCGTTTTTTTATAAACCTATCTGGCGCAAGTATGAGTGATCGTAATTTTTTTAATTTTATATTTCAAAAAATGCAAGAATATGGAATTAGACCAAATTTAATTTGTTTCGAAATTACAGAAACAGTTGCCATTTCTGATTTTAAAACAGCGCTAGAATTTATAAAAGAAGTGAGAAGTCGTGGTTCTTATTTTGCTTTGGATGATTTTGGTTCTGGAATGTCTTCTTTTTCCTATTTAAAAAATTTCACCGTGGATTATGTAAAAATCGATGGCAGTTTTGTGCGCGATATGAAAGATGATCCGCTTGATTATGCAATCGTTGAAGCAATCAACAAGATAGCGCATGTCGTTGGTCTAAAAACAATTGCTGAATTTGTAGAAGACTTAAATACAATGAAAATATTAGAAAATTTAGGAATTGACTATGCACAAGGTTTTGGAATCGCACGCCCCTATTCTACCTAA
- a CDS encoding glycosyltransferase: MPRISVVVPALNEEKYLPVLLESLKNQTFKDFEVIVADAGSNDKTIEIANSYGARVVPGGMPGPGRNRGAEVASGEFLFFFDSDVLLPKDFLEKAIGEMDEHFIDLATCEFLPLSDLKIDRAVFQLSNLIVKMNQNLNPRAAGFCIFINHRLFKRIGGFDETVVIAEDHDLVERATKFRPLRFLKSTSLSVSVRRLDKEGRLALLQKYIKVEMHLLTKGSVKDDIIEYEFGNFDEAEKSKRKKLLNDIEDGILKLDRQFTKTSSEWNEKTAEMEEKLKSSFDGLNESIRGFFK; the protein is encoded by the coding sequence ATGCCAAGAATAAGTGTTGTAGTCCCTGCTTTAAACGAAGAAAAATACCTACCTGTTTTACTTGAATCTCTTAAAAACCAAACCTTTAAAGACTTTGAAGTAATTGTTGCCGATGCCGGATCAAATGATAAAACTATTGAAATAGCCAATAGTTACGGAGCAAGAGTTGTTCCGGGAGGAATGCCGGGTCCTGGTAGAAATAGAGGAGCTGAAGTTGCTTCTGGAGAATTTTTATTCTTTTTTGATTCTGATGTTTTACTTCCTAAGGATTTTTTAGAAAAAGCAATCGGAGAAATGGATGAACATTTTATTGATTTAGCCACTTGCGAATTTTTACCATTATCCGATTTGAAAATTGATAGAGCAGTATTTCAACTTTCCAATCTAATTGTAAAAATGAATCAAAACTTAAACCCGCGTGCTGCTGGATTTTGTATTTTTATTAACCATCGTTTGTTCAAACGAATCGGTGGTTTTGATGAAACTGTAGTAATAGCTGAAGATCATGACTTAGTCGAAAGAGCTACCAAGTTTAGACCACTTCGATTTTTAAAATCAACTTCCTTAAGTGTTAGCGTTAGACGACTTGACAAAGAAGGAAGATTAGCCCTTTTACAAAAATATATTAAAGTAGAAATGCATTTATTAACAAAAGGAAGTGTGAAGGACGACATCATCGAATACGAATTTGGCAATTTTGATGAAGCAGAAAAATCTAAACGTAAAAAACTCCTCAATGATATAGAGGACGGTATTTTAAAACTGGATCGTCAATTCACAAAAACCTCTAGCGAATGGAATGAAAAAACAGCTGAAATGGAGGAAAAGTTGAAATCTAGTTTTGATGGACTGAATGAATCCATAAGAGGTTTTTTTAAATAA
- a CDS encoding type III PLP-dependent enzyme, which produces MANKTIKVENEVVKELKEGAEDLDIVKIGVDVPGLVSMINENNIRMYDDEEYKMTDVIKSVIESRASLSSFFLLDIGAIFRKYKLWMRHMPSVKMFYAVKCNSDKLLLHTLVDLGVGFDVASKVEISTVRELEVDPDKMIFANPVKEINHITFAEGEGIKKMTFDNVDELKKISVFHPNAELVLRILVDDSKSRMPFGTKFGCPTANLPEVFDLAKTLGLNIIGVSFHVGSECESSAAYTDAIALAREVFNTAKTYGFEMRLLDVGGGFPGHDSKEMEDKFIEIATAINAQLEISFADVPDLEVIAEPGRFFATSCGTLVTNVIGRKIIINSDSEKIIHYYINSNLYGVFNNIVFDKATPHFELRKPAVENEPLYKSVIFGQTCDSLDKIADGIMLPELVCGNWLIIRNHGAYTIAAASKFNGFELEDVNYVFTF; this is translated from the coding sequence GTGGCCAATAAGACAATCAAAGTAGAGAATGAAGTAGTAAAAGAATTAAAAGAGGGAGCGGAAGATTTAGACATTGTAAAAATCGGAGTCGATGTACCCGGACTTGTTTCCATGATCAATGAAAACAATATCCGCATGTATGACGATGAAGAATATAAAATGACTGACGTTATAAAAAGTGTCATTGAAAGTAGAGCATCTCTGAGTAGTTTTTTTCTTTTAGATATCGGGGCGATATTTAGAAAATACAAACTTTGGATGAGGCATATGCCTTCCGTCAAAATGTTTTATGCTGTAAAATGTAATTCCGACAAATTGCTGTTACACACACTTGTAGATTTGGGTGTTGGATTTGATGTTGCTTCGAAGGTAGAAATTTCTACTGTTCGTGAATTAGAAGTTGATCCCGACAAAATGATATTTGCCAATCCCGTAAAAGAAATCAATCATATCACCTTTGCTGAAGGGGAAGGAATCAAAAAAATGACTTTTGACAACGTAGATGAATTAAAAAAGATTTCTGTATTTCATCCTAATGCTGAATTAGTCCTTCGAATTTTAGTTGATGATTCCAAATCTAGAATGCCGTTCGGAACAAAGTTTGGCTGTCCTACTGCCAATTTACCAGAAGTGTTTGATTTAGCGAAAACTCTTGGACTGAACATAATCGGTGTTAGCTTCCATGTTGGGTCTGAATGCGAAAGCTCTGCGGCATACACTGACGCTATTGCCCTTGCGCGCGAAGTATTTAATACAGCAAAAACATACGGTTTTGAAATGAGATTATTAGATGTAGGAGGAGGATTTCCAGGCCATGATTCAAAAGAAATGGAAGATAAATTTATAGAAATTGCAACTGCGATTAACGCACAATTAGAAATTTCTTTTGCAGATGTTCCTGATCTAGAAGTGATTGCTGAACCGGGCAGATTTTTTGCTACTAGTTGTGGGACTCTAGTAACAAACGTCATTGGGCGCAAAATCATCATTAACTCTGATTCCGAAAAAATCATTCACTATTATATCAATTCCAATCTTTATGGAGTTTTTAATAATATTGTATTTGATAAAGCAACTCCTCATTTTGAACTCCGTAAACCCGCAGTCGAAAATGAACCGCTATATAAATCTGTTATATTTGGACAAACCTGTGATAGTCTGGATAAAATTGCAGACGGAATAATGCTTCCAGAATTAGTTTGCGGAAACTGGCTAATCATCCGTAACCACGGAGCGTATACCATTGCAGCGGCTTCTAAATTCAATGGATTTGAACTAGAAGATGTAAACTATGTGTTTACGTTTTAA
- a CDS encoding transposase: MNISPNTLYYKPVDWKSKDAPVLRLIQLFLEKLPASGVPSVTYHLKKVMVINKKRIERIMKDNGLINTKNVLKRLKRLILGINSISIQI, translated from the coding sequence ATGAACATTAGCCCCAATACACTATACTACAAGCCTGTAGATTGGAAGTCGAAAGATGCGCCTGTATTAAGACTGATTCAATTGTTTTTAGAAAAATTACCAGCCTCCGGCGTTCCATCGGTTACATATCATTTGAAGAAAGTTATGGTCATTAACAAGAAGCGAATCGAAAGGATAATGAAAGATAATGGTCTGATTAATACGAAAAACGTCCTAAAAAGGCTAAAACGACTGATTCTGGGCATAAATTCCATAAGTATACAAATCTAA
- a CDS encoding DDE-type integrase/transposase/recombinase has protein sequence MNQIIVGDVTAYDVKGVNHYLALLMDLHTREIVGAAISDKNDTNLVLGALDEAKKKRKTLKGCIHHTDADVRYCSDRYVERLMNYGMQISMCVGNVYENAHAESLNKTIKAGEINISDYDSKEESGPLSLVM, from the coding sequence TTGAACCAGATAATTGTTGGTGATGTAACAGCCTATGACGTAAAAGGGGTTAATCATTATTTGGCGTTACTGATGGATTTACATACTAGAGAAATTGTCGGTGCGGCAATCTCGGATAAAAACGATACTAACCTTGTTCTAGGAGCTTTGGACGAAGCTAAAAAGAAGAGAAAGACATTGAAGGGATGCATTCACCATACTGATGCAGATGTAAGGTATTGCTCTGATAGATACGTTGAGCGGCTAATGAATTACGGAATGCAGATTTCTATGTGTGTGGGTAACGTATACGAAAATGCTCATGCTGAATCTTTGAACAAAACTATAAAGGCTGGTGAAATAAATATTTCCGACTATGATAGCAAGGAAGAATCCGGGCCTCTATCTTTGGTTATGTAA
- a CDS encoding calcium/sodium antiporter, with amino-acid sequence MNIFIWILVFLVSLFVLIKASDYFIDSAEKVGLKIGLSPFLIGVLIIGFGTSLPELISSILGVVSGAPEIVIGNVLGSNITNIFLIVGIAAVISNQFEIKYDLLKTEIPFLLTITFLVFLMTYDGKFSLIEGFFCLGIMVIYIWKLISENNELNATDEEPSNTFQKKYYLYLLVSPIFIFIGAKYTVDSVVEISSILSIGKEIIALSAVAFGTSLPEILVTIAAAKKGQPEIAIGNVIGSNIFNMLAVLGIPRLFGEFPITESIISSTLYIHMAATFIFIIIIIDKKINKFEGYLLLSFYVYFLMTTFGWLK; translated from the coding sequence GTGAACATATTCATTTGGATTTTAGTATTTCTAGTTAGTTTATTTGTATTAATAAAGGCATCCGATTACTTTATTGATTCGGCAGAGAAAGTAGGTCTTAAAATTGGACTTTCTCCTTTTTTAATTGGCGTTCTGATTATTGGATTTGGAACTTCTTTACCCGAACTCATTTCTTCCATTTTAGGTGTAGTTTCCGGTGCTCCTGAAATTGTTATAGGCAATGTCCTCGGATCGAATATAACTAATATTTTCCTGATTGTAGGAATCGCCGCAGTTATCTCGAATCAATTTGAAATAAAATATGATTTATTAAAAACAGAAATTCCATTTCTTTTAACTATTACATTTTTAGTTTTTTTAATGACTTATGATGGAAAATTTTCATTGATAGAAGGTTTTTTCTGTCTGGGGATAATGGTGATATATATATGGAAATTAATAAGTGAAAATAATGAATTAAACGCAACTGACGAAGAACCATCAAATACATTTCAAAAAAAATATTATTTATATTTATTAGTAAGTCCCATTTTTATTTTCATTGGCGCAAAATATACGGTAGACTCTGTAGTTGAGATTTCTTCTATTTTAAGTATTGGCAAAGAAATTATCGCATTAAGTGCCGTTGCATTTGGAACTTCTCTTCCTGAAATTCTTGTAACGATAGCTGCTGCAAAGAAGGGACAACCTGAGATAGCAATTGGAAATGTAATTGGATCTAATATATTTAATATGCTTGCTGTACTTGGAATTCCTAGATTATTCGGAGAATTTCCCATCACAGAAAGTATTATTTCTTCGACTCTTTACATTCATATGGCGGCAACTTTTATTTTTATCATAATCATAATAGATAAAAAAATAAATAAATTTGAGGGATATTTATTACTAAGTTTTTACGTTTATTTTTTAATGACTACTTTTGGTTGGTTGAAATGA